The following nucleotide sequence is from Trifolium pratense cultivar HEN17-A07 linkage group LG2, ARS_RC_1.1, whole genome shotgun sequence.
TGACTCAACCCATTAGCTTGAGATTTCTACTTATACGCACTTTTTTTTCAATTGGGCAGAAAAATGATGACCTAATGTTTGTAAAGAAGTTGGAGGTACTATTATTAATGTTTGCCTTGATCATTTGTTTAATGTAGCTTgactttaatgcacttttgatcccctattttaaaagacaactttttgatcccctattttgaaaaacctgaacttttgatcgctctattttaaaagccaactttttaattccctattttagatttttctgaattttagtccTCCAACTCATTTTGGTCAAcattttgctgatgtgtcaagctcattaatgatattttaaaagtattaaaaaaataaaataattaatgataattaaaaaaaacatttccatgtcattaaacttttttaaaaattaaatatttcaaaagtattaaaaaataaaataattaatgatatttaaaaaacaataaaatgaacctctttacattatataataataactaagaGAAACCTCTatacattattatataacttaaaatcagTAATTTACTCAAAAAAGTCAGAAAAGCAAATGCTGGTTCCCAAATAATGGAACCCTAAGAAATCAAAAACACAAATCATCACGCTGGTGTTAATATCCTTCGTTTTTGTTCGCTCCCTCTCAATCGTTCATTGACTTTGTTCTCaatcgttaattttttttgggtaatttactgatttttaattatatatatttttttggtaagaatttttaattatatatatgtattgaggttaattttactttttttataattattattaattaattatttaattaatatattgtttaatacttttaaaatatttgatgtaaaaaaattaaagacatggaAGTGTTTTGTCAACATAGATACTACCACGTCATTAATGAGCTTGACACATCAGCataaatttgaccaaattgagttcggcaactaaaattcagaaaaatctaaaataggggatcaaaagttcatgcttttcaaaataggggatcaaaaagttggcttttaaaatagaggatcaaaaattcaagtttttcaaaatagagagatcaaaaagttggcttttaaaattgaaggatcaaaagttcatgtttttcaaaataggggctcaaaagtgcattaaagccaTGTAGCTTATATTTTAAGAACCATGTGATGttttattatgttgttattaGTCTGATTTTCAATCAACCTTATAGATGACTTACATAATGAGTGAGTTGTATAATGATTATTCCTCTAATCTAATGAAAAGGTCGGattatatttagtttaatttataatgatatCGAAATATTATGTGAAATTATTTATTGGTCATACtaacaaatataatataaaatcatatggtataaacaaatttataatttatttacatatgagatatatcatatatttatttagtctatctaacatgtataattgagttatttatttgatcatgattcatataaaaaacttaatttgttttttttctcatgatttgtatttaaaatttaaagttatttgattacttatttatatttttatttataaaattcaaagtattacaatataatttttaaaaaataacaactgttttacaagggtaattttgtcatttaaatatgttatgtatcttatcatattggtatgaacaagtatgtattaaaaatatgatataatagttatcatgtttgttgtcctgtgtgcaccaaacacataataggataactgaggataactgttatcaTGCTGATATtctatcctatcactatcctgttgtatatcttatcctgtcactatcctatTTTGAGGATATGATACATCTCAGTCCTCACTCAGCTTAAGGATTCTTGATTAGCATCAGCAAAgtctttttttaatcaacttgtTGTTTTTCCTGTTCTACTATTGTTTCAATTAGTCCAATTTCCGTTGTAAATTTATACTTGTTGAACATCTGCTGTTCTTTCAATTTTCCCCATATTTTGCTTGTTTATTCTTCATTGAAACGACCAAGCTGTGCAAATCATATTCCATCGTCTCCCAGTCAAATGTACTAGTTATCTCACGAGTCATCAATGCTAAACATGTAAGTACTTGCTTTCATGTAAGTACTTGTTAACATGTGGGCACAAGTTAGCATTTATAAATTgtacaaaaatagaaaaaataagggttaacttgtgccctaagagGAATGATTTGTTAGTGATTAGTTTTTACAACTGTAGAAACATTTACGCACACCCCTAGTTGCCATCATAAGATTGTATTTGGCTGATTGGTAAAGCAACGCATTTGGTGATTATAGTGTCCCGAGTTTGATTATtcggcttaactacacatttggtccttttttagatttcaatttggtcttttacgtttaaaaagtattaatttggttccctacgtttattttaagtttcaagttagtactttccgtcaattttgtcacatgtgacagtcaatttgcatatgtggattGACACGtgacacttggacacactgacacgtgtactgttcaaacggtgttagtggcaaaactaacggaaaggactaactcgaaacctaaaataaacataagggataaaattgatactttttaaacgtaagagaccaaattaaaacttaaaataaatgtaagggaccaaatgtgtagttaagcctataaATTTTCAACGTATATAATATTAGAGAAATCAAATTGTGGGATTCATAGTGATGTTATAATAAGtacaaaatttactttttttattgatgTCCTTACCATTGAGCTAAGCTTACGGTGATATATTTTAACGAGTATAAAATAtatcattcaaattgaaaatttatatcatatatataattcatgTAAAATGTAtagaaatttaaaatcatttggtATATTTGACATGTTATTAAGACTcacaaaaattaacaatttatgtatttttagcccatgatagaagaaaaaaaaattcatgctACATTGCGGCCCTCCCCAACAATTTATAGTCTAGCTCCGCCATTAGGGGATAGTGTCCAAGTCCAAGGTAGGAAATATCTAAGGCTCAAATAATGCttacaaaaatatttacatatttatttCCCTCTAAAAACACTAGTGTAGCTTGAAATCAGAACCTCTTGAATTCAAGACCTATATCTTTTTACCGCTAGATTAATCCTTTAAAAATACTCTCTTTGAATTTTCTTATatacattagtttttctaattattttttctatttttctacaATTTATAAATGCTAGGATAATACCGGTTGGGATCCTCTCAATTATCTATtgtttccatttcttccattatcaaagtttttaaatttttttgggtgtataaatgatatttggaCTCACTTAATGTCTCACTTTTTTTCTTGTTACacttagggtgcgtttgatttgctaaaaaaacaggggactggacaagacaacttttgttgtactctgtttgatttgaaatttgttatgggactggacaaattagatagcaagggacaggacaaaaacaagattttttgtccctcactaaaccatgggacaactttttgtccacagtataaatataaaaaatacgaaaatacccattttattttcgaatataaaaatattatcgtcctatATCTTTCCGGTACAGGTTTGTCCTGTCCTgcattatcttgttctgtcctgtactgttctgtccagttcttggtgttttacgaatcaaaggCACCCTTAATATCTcacttttacatttatattcTCTAAACAGTGTGTACTCCATTCCAATTGAAAATGAAACCCTAAATTGAAGCTCCGTTTGTTCCTCTCCATCATCGCTCAAATGTCATTCTTAAGGTTCACCTTtcgatcttcttcttcttcttccatttcTTACTTAAGGCGATTTTACTCTCACTCTCCATTTCATGTTAATAATGATGTTGATAATGCTGTTTCTTCATTCCATAGCATGCTTCGTATGAATCCAACCCCATCCATCGTACAATTTAACAAGATTTTAACTTATCTTGTTAAGACGAATCATTACCCCACTGCTATTTCACTTTCTAACCAATTGGAATTTAATGGAATTATGCCTAATGTTGTTACTTTCAATATATTGATCAATTGTTACTGCCACCTTCGTCAAATATCTTTTGCCTTTTCTATATTAGCTAAGATTCTCAAGTTGGGTTATCAGCCCAATGTCATAACCTTAAATACTCTTATCAAAGGTCTGTGTTTCAACGATAAGGTGAAAGAAGCTCTGCATTTTCACGACCATGTGCTTGCACATGGATTTCACCTCGATCAAGTTAGCTACGGGACCTTGATCAATGGACTCTGTAAAATTGGGGAAACAAGAGCCGCCTTGCAAGTTCTAAGACAAATTGAAGGGAAATTGGTCAAGCCTAATGTGGTAATATACACCACAATTATTGACAGCCTGTGTAAAGATAAGCTTATAAGAGATGCTTACGATTTATATTCTGAAATGATTGCAAAGAATATTTCTCCTAATGTTTTCACTTACACTTCTCTAATATATGGATTTTGCATTGTTGGTCAATTGAAAGAAGCATTTGGACTTTTAAATGAAATGTTTGTATTCAGAAAACTCAATGGAGATGTTTATATCTTTAATATATTGCTCGATGCTTTATGCAAGGAAGGAAATGTCAAAGAAGCTAAAAATGTGTTAGCTGTTATGGTGAAACAAGGTATCAAACcagatgttgttacttataCTTCATTACTAGATGGGTATTGCCTAATCAATGAAGTGAATAAGGCCAAAGTTATATTCAACAGTATGGCCCAAAGAGGAGTGATGCCCGATGTTAATGGCTATAATGTCGTGATTAATGGGCTgtgtaaaattaaaatgatggaTGAAGCCATGAATCTCTTCAAAGAAATGCAAAACAAGAAGATTATTCCTGATACAGTAACTTACAGTTctcttattgatggtttgtgcaaATCAGGGAGAATCTCTCATGCTTGGGAGCTTCTTGTTGAGATGCAAGATAGGGGTCAACCTGCCAATGTAATCACTTACAATTCTTTATTACATGCTTTATGTAAAAACCATCATGTTGATAAGGCAATTGCATTGGTCaagaaaattaaagacaaaGGCATTCAACCAGATATGCACACATACAATATACTCATGGATGGACTTTGCAAGGAAGGGAGATTTCTGGACGCACAAGTGATTTTTCATGATCTTTTGATTAAAGGCTATAATGTAACAGTCTGGACATATAATATTATGATCAATGGTCTTTGTAAAGAGGGTTTGTTTGATGATGCTGAGTCCCTACTGTTAAAAATGGAAGACAATGGCTGTGTTCCTAATACTATAACTTATGAAATAATTATCTGTGTTCTCTTTGAAAATGATGAGAATGATAAGGCCTTGAAACTTTTACATGAAATGATTGCCAGTGGTCTAATGTAAGAGGAGAACCAGTTTGAGTAAAAGTTTCAATTGGTTCTAATGCAGGAATGGATATACACGAGCTCAGTATTTTGAGGATATGATACTTCTCAGTCCTCACTCAGCTTAAGGATTCTTGGTTAGCATCAGCCAAgtctttttttaatcaacttgtTGTTTTTCCTGTTCTACTATTGTTTCAATTAGTCCAATTTCCGTTGTAAATTTATACTTGTTGAACATCTGCTGTTCTTTCAATTTTCCCCATATTTTGCTTGTTTATTCTTCATTGAAACGACCAAGCTGTGCAAATCATATTGCATCGTCTCCCAGTCAAATGTACTAGTTATCTCACGAGTCATCAATGCAAAACATGTAAGTACTTGCTTTCATATATTGATTTGACACTTTATGTATTTGTATCTTTCTCTTTTGGATGAgctcttccttttcttttacgTTTTGGGGGATTTATATCATTACTTTTTTGCCACTTCagaacataaataataattttggaaGCTTCGGGGtataaaaagaataaacacTAGGTTAACCTTTCGGCTAGCTTTACCTCTTTCAACTATTTAATGtatgtaaaatatgttttaCAATTATTTCAATGTAACACATTGGATTCTATTGTGTTGCATTCTGTCGTGTTcacatgattgttgatgtttctaCAGCTGCACGGATTATTTCTCGTGAATTCTGTTATATTCAGTAACTAATTGTTTTTCAATTACATTAGTTGCTAGTTACTTTAGTGATGTAACTAATAACACAACACTAGTTCTCTGTATCTAAACCTCAGaacattaaatttataaattgcAATTCAAATTATACTTGCTTCTCTCATTTCTATCTACTCAATTAATTTGGCCATCTCCTTACCGCCACACTCTGAACCATCACCTTCTGGTGGACATCAGTACTTAATCCACCAGCATGATCCTAATGCTGGCTGTGTAGTTAGACCCGCTTCTTCTCTTAGACGGAAACACATAAGCCGGGTGGCAAATACGGTTGGCATGATGATATGTTGATTGGTGCACATTTGTCTTTTAATAGACTTGGTGTATGTTCGAAATCACAACAGGAGACTTACGACCGCATGACAATTATgtaattaatatgatttatttattttgttggtaGTTATATTTACAAAAGAAAAGGTGGACTACTCGATGGCCTCACTATAACTTTGATATTAATCACAATACATGTGTTGCTGTTATGATCATTTCGATATTATAATGACATTAATGGTTGATTCTTTTTGGCACAGTAATCCTTTATCTTTGCAATGTACTGTCAACCAGTTTCATGGTTGTTATCAGAATGTATCCAACTCGAGTATCATAAGCAGTGGTGGTGAAGTTAAAGCGTGTTGGTCTGTTGTTAAGCTTCAGAGGTATCGGTGTGAGTAGGTAGTTTTCTCGTCATAGTGGCAGACTATCTATGCAGGAAAAACGAGATTACAAAGGTGTTTTCTCATAGAGGAAAGTTTTGAGTGTTGGTGCTGAATTTCATCGAGTGGCAGTAGCAGCAAGGGTAAGTAGAGGCCTTTCGAAGGCAAGATGTGAAGGTATTGTGGGAGACAACTTGGATAGTGGGTTTTGAAACTTAGTAATTCCACAAGTGTTGGTACATTGATAGATTGGTTGATGAATTTTTAGTTTTGGATTTTGCAAGAGTGCATTTGGCTCCAGCCTGTTATGCTGAGATAGATTGTTCTCTGTATTGcatttgtattacatcgatgtcATTTAAGATTTACAGTCTTGTCGTTATATTATAGTTAGGATTTAATGGATGTGTGTTGACAGTGTAATGTGTAAAGATTTTTCACACTCTTAATCTAAGCTCGTTACTTTTCTTTATAAACCTTTATAGGTAGGAAAGGTTTTGGAAAGCATTGTGTCTGAAATGTATTAGTTAGTTGAGTTTGCATAGGGTAGATGTACCTTGAAATTAAAATGGTAAGAGTGGGAGCTGGCAAATTCAGTTGAGAGAATTGAGTTCAACATTGTGTCTGTTCTAAGGCGTGTCGCTTAGAAATTGGGTCAAAGACTATATAAATAAGTTGAAAATAGAAATGAATTTCATTTAAGAGTCTTCACAATGTGTCAGTTAGAAGAGGAGGATACTACTAATTTGTTCATTGAATGTCAGTTAGAATTCTCATCAGTTTTGCATAATTTTTTCTTGTATGTTTTTTTGGACTGCCTTGCTGCAAAGCAGAAAGTAGGTACGAGTTTGACAGGTTTTGGTAATATGAAGAGTCTGGCTGTCTAGAAATTAGATGcaatttgtagagaaaaaaaataatattaaacttGCATCCAAATTGGAAACGGCATGGATACGGGCTATCAATCTAATATGAGTTTTGAATGGGGTTTGTCATGTTCCCTCTCACCCTGCAGGGTTCTTGGGATATCAATCTAATTATAGGTCAATTATGATAATTAACAGAGGTGATGATAACTTCTGACAGATGGACCAGCTTGTTTTCAAAGGACATATGGAAGGAGAATATAAGCTAGCATGATTTGATGTTACTACTTATGGTTGTTGGTTGTGCTATAGTTTGTTTATGCCTTGCCTTTCTTGTCGTATTTGTGATCTTTGGCTGGTGTTTGTCATCCGTGATACAGTTCAAGAAACATTGGTATGTGATACGTTGTCCTGTGTTAGACTTGTATAGATTGGTGTTGTTGAGTTTGGTACAAGTTTTTGTGTCACTGTCATGGGTCTGTTacaatttcttatttttgtgCTATATTGAATCTGGTATAGGGTGCATGACTCATTGTACtagcttaatatttttttataggaattTTATCAACCTTCTCACAATTTAATAGAGGAATTTTATCCGTAGAGAAGATTTCTTAACTGTATTTCACAAACTGTAAGGCATCAATTGATATTAGTAAGAAAGAAATTGCTCTGCAGCTTTGGCCAGCAAATTTTTGGATCTGTTTGAATTTACGAATTTGACTTAACtatgaaaaaattgaatgtatTATTGAAATGTCAAGTATCAAAGTGTCTTCACAAGTATCATTCTTTTATACCTTTGTTCAAATCATTTGAAAGTTTGTTCCTGAATGTTTCAGATTCTGAAATTCAGGATTTAGTACCTACCTAAGGGGGAACCTTATTTTTTGGTTCAAGCAGTATCACTAACTTTGACCATTATGTATTTAGCAGAAATGACAGAGCTTGGATTACTTAAAAATAGAATCTTGGCCACCGTTTGtgcaaagaaaaaaagttacattaCATTATAAATCACTTAGATTTGATTTACTAGTGAGGGCTTTAAGTACAATGCATGAAGTACTAAATTCGATCTCATTGGCctgtgaaaaaaaaatggttacattatgttatagtttttagggttaaataagtttttgttcCCTATAATTATctcgaattttgtttttagtccctataaaaaatttcagcaacTCTTGGttgttcaaatattttctatcacaacttttggttcatacttttaattaaacttttgtgtactttcacatttttcaaTGGTTTtatgtattcatgtttataatattataagaactcctcccacaaaaatttagaattttttaacatatgatgaattatttatgaatttttatgcgaaaaaaactaaaaagtaatatttaattCCTCCCTTGTtaagaaaatttaaacttttgcatgagagattcatataatttattaaacacGACCGtagaaaaaagaattaaattaaGTGATATAAATGAGTTGACCGAAAAATATGGACCAAAAAtaatgatagaaaatatttgagtgACAAATTGTTTTTGACCAACCCACAAGAAGGGTGATAACCTCTTAGATCGGCGGATGTTATGGTGTATGGGTGGGTAGGTGGAAAGTATGCATCGGTGGATTTGACTGGAGTTTCTCCACTAGTTGGATTAAGAGCTGAGACTTTTACTGTGGGACAGACACCCCTCAAAGTTGCTTAATGTAAAGTGACCAAACATGAGAAAATATGTTCTGACAATGAATATGCTTTTATACCACTTTTGGCTTCCTCTCACCAGAGGTTGTGAGTCTTCTGGAAGAGTTCAAAATGTTATGAATAACAATGTTGTGTCCCCTAGAGCtatgaatgttgtttttaagaaaattggttttgtcattaaaaaaatattagcgACATAGCTTGTTGCCCGTTTGTAATTAcccaatatttatttattcaacttTAATTATATGGATCGAAAACAAAATTTAGGATATTTATATGGATGTTTAACCCTAGTTTTTACaaacaaaactcaaatgaaaataaatgtaAAGGGTAAAATGTGTGTTTTGGTCCTTGTAATGTTAATGAATTTGGGTATTAGTCCCTAAACAAATTTCTTTCAATTTGCCCAtgtaatttcaaattattttcgtTTTAGTCATTAATGTGGCTATGTCACACAAAAACGTTGACATAGTCATAATCTTGtttcacacatattaagaaatttgTTATAGATAAGGGGCGGGTTCGTCACTTAGTTTGGTTGACAACCACTTGAAATATATGGAAATACATGAATAATACTATCTTCAAAGGAGCCATCCCGGACGCGTCGTCTCTATTAGAGGATATTAAGCTTTTTTCATGGCTATGGTTTTCTTGTCATTATGGCCGTAATGCTTGTATTTCATTTCCTAGTTGGTGTTTAGACCCGGTGTCTTGTATTCAAAGTTCTTGACTTTTTGATGTCaattgtaagggtttgagtaccccttgtactcccttataataatactctttgtttataaaaaaattgttatttttactaaagTATCCCTTATAATACATTAAATTTGCATCGAGACTTATAGTAATGTCAAAAAGTGGAACAACTAATTAGGGGTACTTTTGGAATGATAGCATTTACTAAACTTACTTTtggtaacttttgcttatatttgaggcCAAACTaatttgttgacttttgcttataaataaaatcGGAGACGGTATatccaaaataattacacatgaatgaaaGGTAGGCGGACAACAAACTGCGCCCCACTAAACTTTTTTACCTTGCCACCACTACCATTTGAAAACTCATCTCACCTTCTTCAAATAGGGATGGCAACAGGTAGGGTCGAGTGCGAGTTTTACCCTTCCCAAACCCGCTCCCAAAACCACCACTCGAACtcaaaggctgttcgggtgACAAAACAAAACTCACACCCACACCCACACCTGTTGGGTTCAGATTTTTCTACCAAATCCGAACCCGCAACAAGAACATGCAAAATTAATTACTTGCCCGGTCCCGACTCGAACTCGGCCCAAATTCATTGACCTTTTCCCTTTTCATGACAAGATTCCaacattcaaatatttttttcaacaaaaaactataaaattgtaaataaaatgtTGTACAACAAATTGAAGCTATGTActagaaaatttataaaagttacaaattttatataaaacatAGAATATTTATACACTTATATATACATAGGGATAATAAGTAATTTAACATCTAACCAGGTGTGATTACGAGTTTCGGGTGCAGGTTTAAATAATCTCAAACCCGAACTTATAGTATGTGGTCCAAATTTAAATGCACATACTGGACACGGGAGAGGATATGCTCCCTGATATGAGTAATGATAGCCTTGCACTAATAAGAGATTATCGTCGTAATAAAAAATATCGATTCATAGGGACTAATGAGAAACAAAGTAAAATTTTATGGAACAAGAGATAAGATTAGGGCCAAGCATTGGACGAATTTGATTGggttttgggtcaaaaattgctAAACCCTTCTTTTTTACTATACAAAAATTGCTAAACCCTTAAAAACTGCATCATCTGATTCATCTTGATTTGGACCCAATCCAACCGTCTACATCTCTAGTTTGTTTGGGTGTCGGGTCATACGGGTGACCGATAGAGCAAATCAGTTTTAACGAGTTAAATTAAAACTTTGGTACTACATTTAAAATTtcattgatcaataaaatttcatttttcaaataatttaacaCCTAGACAAGACAAAGATAGAAAAACTTGATAAACAAGGTGCAATTAGgggtagagctgtcaaaaatgGCTCGGACTGATGGGCCTGCCGATTAGCCCACGGGCTTGGACAGATCAGACCTAAAAAAACCTAGCCCAATTGAAACCGGGCCTTTTTGGCCCATGCCCATGTAGCCCAAATGAAAATTGGCTGGGCCGGGCTAGCCCAGTGGGCTTCGGGACGACAcgttaacaaaaaatttatgtcatttttgtaaaaataatatcgattaaaacataaaaaattatcatctaattga
It contains:
- the LOC123905935 gene encoding pentatricopeptide repeat-containing protein At1g62670, mitochondrial-like, which produces MSFLRFTFRSSSSSSISYLRRFYSHSPFHVNNDVDNAVSSFHSMLRMNPTPSIVQFNKILTYLVKTNHYPTAISLSNQLEFNGIMPNVVTFNILINCYCHLRQISFAFSILAKILKLGYQPNVITLNTLIKGLCFNDKVKEALHFHDHVLAHGFHLDQVSYGTLINGLCKIGETRAALQVLRQIEGKLVKPNVVIYTTIIDSLCKDKLIRDAYDLYSEMIAKNISPNVFTYTSLIYGFCIVGQLKEAFGLLNEMFVFRKLNGDVYIFNILLDALCKEGNVKEAKNVLAVMVKQGIKPDVVTYTSLLDGYCLINEVNKAKVIFNSMAQRGVMPDVNGYNVVINGLCKIKMMDEAMNLFKEMQNKKIIPDTVTYSSLIDGLCKSGRISHAWELLVEMQDRGQPANVITYNSLLHALCKNHHVDKAIALVKKIKDKGIQPDMHTYNILMDGLCKEGRFLDAQVIFHDLLIKGYNVTVWTYNIMINGLCKEGLFDDAESLLLKMEDNGCVPNTITYEIIICVLFENDENDKALKLLHEMIASGLM